The genomic stretch GGTGTAGATAAAGATGAAGTAAAACACCTCACCGACGACATCGATAACCTTAAAGAGATAGCCAAGGAGAAGGCACTGATAGAGATACTGATGAAGAATCCAGATGAAAAGAAGATTATCTTTACCCACTTCGTTAAAAGTATGGACTCCATTACCAATCTCCTCTTAAAACACAGAATCCCGTATGTTACCTTCAGAGGAGATATGGGGATTAAAGAAAAGGAGTCGGCAATCGCAAGATTTAAAGATGAAACACCTGTCCTTATCTCTACAGAATCCGGTGGAGAAGGTAGAAATTTACAATTCTGCAATACCATTATTAATTTTGACCTCCCCTGGAACCCTATGAGAATAGAGCAGAGGATTGGAAGACTTCATAGGATAGGACAGAAGCGAGATGTCTTCATCTTTAACCTTTCCATAAAAGACACCATCGAGGACTATATCATTGAAATACTTGATAATAAAATAAATATGTTTGAGATGGTCATTGGCGAGATTGAACCTATACTTGGGTATGTAGAAGAAGAGAAGGATTTTGAAGAGATAATTATGGAGATATGGTTAAAGAGTAGTGATGAAGAAGAGCTCAAGGATAACTTTGAACAATTAGGACAAACCCTTTTAAAGGCCAAGCAAGAGTATCTTAAAACCAAGACCCTTGATAATGAGATATTTGGTGAGGACTACGAGATATAATGGAAAGGACATTAGAGAATTTTATCGCGGAAATATTTAGTTATTATGGAGGTATAGTAGAAAAAACAGGTAGAAGTGATCTAAATGTTATAGTGCCTGAAGGCATCTCAAAATCTCTTCACATACCAGAATATACCAGCCTGAAATTTTCACCGGATGAATCCCCAGAAGAAGCAATATATATATCATACGACTCGGAGTTCTTTAACTCGATAAAGATCCTTCTTCCTGAAGAGAAGAGAATAACTTATGCCCAGTTTAAGCCTTATGTCCCAAACACAGAGAAATTGTCAAAGTCACTTCCTGTAAAGATAATCCTTAAGAATGCTGCCTTCCGTTTAGAAAAGATAGAGTTAGAGACCTTCTCTTATCTATTAATTTACTTTAGATATATAGCCATTTCTGACGAAAGATACGAAGGGATTTTGCCTTTACTGATAAATCAAAAAAACTTATCTACTATGGTATGGGAGGATACCCTTAACATAGATCTGGAAGGGCTAAAGGAATTAGACTCTGAGCCTGAAGGTCATAATCCTGAACTTTTAGGGATATTTCCATTAGCTTATTCTGCGGCGGGGTTCATAGTCCACCAAAGATTGAAAGATTTTATAACCGGACTTGAAAGAAGGCTTAACCGTGATATTAAAAGGGTCTATGAGTATTATCATAGTCTCAAAACTGAAACTAAAACCCTCATCGAGAAGAAAAGTACCTCCCTTGAAGAGATGAATCAGATTAACGACCCTTTGATAGATAAGCAGATTGACACCAGGAAAATAAAAGAGGCAGAAAGAGAGAGATTGCTTCAAAAGATGGATATCATTAAGGCGGAACAGAGATTAAAGATTCAGGATTTAATAGAAAAATATGCCTTGAATATCCAGATAGAGCCTATAGCCATCCTTAATATAGAAACAGACGCCCCTATCTTCTGGATAAATATAAAAAGGCGGCTGATGCAAAGGAAATTCCCGGTTACCTATAACCCATTTATTAGAGGAATTGACCCTTTACCTTGTGAAGCCTGTCTTTACCCTCAAAATGGGTATCACATCTGTGATCAAGCAGTTCATATTATTTGTGATAATTGCTTTAGTAAAGTATGCCCTCATTGCCAAAAACCATACTGTAGGGTATGCCATAAGCAGATATGCCCGAAGTGCAAAAAGTAGATGGCAGTGTACATTAAAGATTATCAGTAACCGTTCAATTAGATAAAGAGATTAGCCTCGTAGAGGCGTTCTGTTTGTAGAATGAAAATGGCCAACACCTATTCTTAAATTGTAAGCGTTCAGCCACTAAGGCACAAACTCGATGCTCGATGCTCGATCCTGGATACTGGATCCTTTACCAGCATCGAGGATCGAGCATCCAGCATCATGTGCTGAACGGTTACCTTATTTATATTCAGATTGTTTTTGCCGTAGAAGGCAGACAAGACCTTACAAAGCACTAGCCTCACCGGAGCACACTGCTTTTGGGCAGAGGATAGAGGAAACAAATTGCTACCCTGACAGGAGGTGATGCCTGGAGCCGAGTTCACAATACAGCGGTTATTGGGAGCAGAAAGGATTCAACACATCAAAAAGGAGGATCGAAATGTCTAAGCAAGTTCTGTTCATCGGTTTGGTCGCCGTGTTCGCGGTGATCGCCGCGTGCGCGCCCGAGCCCACGCCGGCGCCAACGTCTGCCCCGGCGACGCCTGCGCCGGCAGTGAAAACACTCAAAGCGTGCTACATCTATGTCGGTCCCATCGGCGACATTGGATGGACGCACGCGCATGACCAGGGACGCCTCTACGTCGAGAAGAAATTCCCCTGGCTGAAGACGGCTTACGCAGAGGCGGTGCCCGAGGCGGACGCCGATCGGTTCCTGGATCGCTTTGTGGTGGAAGAAAAGTGCGATGTCATCTTCACCACCAGTTTCGGGTATATGGACGCGACGATTGCCGCGGCCAAGAAATACCCGGACACGATCTTCTTCCACGTCTCCGGGTTCAAGCGGGCACCCAACGTCGGCACGCTGATGGCTGACTTTTACCAGATCTACTACCTGAACGGCTTGATGGCGGGCGCGACGACCAAGAGCGGGAAGATCGGCTACGTGGGTGCACACCCAATCCCCGAAGTCGTTCGCCACATTGACGCTTTCACGCTTGGCGTGCGGGAGGTCAATCCCAAGGCGACCGTAGATGTGCGCTGGATCTTTGCCTGGTACGATCCCGCCAAAGCACGTCAGGCGGCTGAGGCGTTGATCGCGGCGGGCGTTGACGTGCTCGCCTTCACCGAAGACACTGCCACGGTCATCCAGGTGGCTGAAGAGTACACGACGCAGAAGGGCAAGCCGGTGTATGCCTTCGGTCACTACAGCCCAATGGCGCAGTTTGGTCCCAACGCGCTCATCAGCGGGCAGTTAGTCAACTGGGGCTTGTTGTACGAGGACATCCTGAGCAAGGTCTATCTGGGTATCTACACCAACAAGAACTTGGGAAACGTGGACTACTGGTGGCTCTTGCGTGAGCGCGGCGTGGAACTGGGCAGCAAGTTCGATCAGCCGATCAATCCCAAGTTCGAGGCGGCGTTGAAGGGTGTGAAGGTGAAGGAGCCGCTGCTGGGTGAACTCACGGTGTACGATCTGGTCCTCAAGCGAATGGAGCAGATGAAAGACCCGGCGATGTTGTTCGATCCCTTCACCGGACCGATCAAGGATCAGGCGGGGAAAGAGCGCGTCAAGCCCGGTCAACGCCTCAACTATGGCGAACTGCTGAACATTGATTGGTTCGTCAAAGGTGTGGTGGGCAGCCCCAAGCCATAAGAGTTTGGTAACCGTTCTATTTTTGTGTCTTAGTGTCTTTGTGGCTGAACACTTACAGAGTTTGAAGTGTAGCAGGGAAGCAGGGGGGCACGGGTGCAGGGGTGCGGGGAAGATTCTCTCCTCTGCTCCCTTGCTCCCCTGCCTAGATTGCCTTCCGCTGCACACCATCAAGAAGGAGCGCGCTTTGCGCAATTCATCGGAATCGGAAATCACGGTCGCAATGCGAGGCATCAGCAAGCGCTTTCCCGGCGTGGTGGCGAATGACAATGTGACGTTCGAGGCGCGCGCCGGCGAGATCCACGCGCTGCTCGGCGAAAACGGCGCCGGCAAGACGACCTTGATAAACATCTTGTACGGCATCTATCACCCGGACGCAGGTGAGATTCACGTCAAGGGACGCCGCGTGACGATCCGCTCGCCGCGCGATGCGCTCCGCCTGGGCATCGGGATGGTGCACCAGCAGTTTCGGTTGGTGCCAACGCACACCGTCGCCGAGAACATCGTGCTGGGATTGCCCGGCGGTTTCATCTTTTCCGATCAAGCCGTCCGTCGGCAAGTCGAGACGTTTTCCAAGAAGTA from bacterium encodes the following:
- a CDS encoding BMP family ABC transporter substrate-binding protein encodes the protein MSKQVLFIGLVAVFAVIAACAPEPTPAPTSAPATPAPAVKTLKACYIYVGPIGDIGWTHAHDQGRLYVEKKFPWLKTAYAEAVPEADADRFLDRFVVEEKCDVIFTTSFGYMDATIAAAKKYPDTIFFHVSGFKRAPNVGTLMADFYQIYYLNGLMAGATTKSGKIGYVGAHPIPEVVRHIDAFTLGVREVNPKATVDVRWIFAWYDPAKARQAAEALIAAGVDVLAFTEDTATVIQVAEEYTTQKGKPVYAFGHYSPMAQFGPNALISGQLVNWGLLYEDILSKVYLGIYTNKNLGNVDYWWLLRERGVELGSKFDQPINPKFEAALKGVKVKEPLLGELTVYDLVLKRMEQMKDPAMLFDPFTGPIKDQAGKERVKPGQRLNYGELLNIDWFVKGVVGSPKP